The Callospermophilus lateralis isolate mCalLat2 chromosome 3, mCalLat2.hap1, whole genome shotgun sequence genome has a segment encoding these proteins:
- the LOC143394719 gene encoding olfactory receptor 4F6-like has protein sequence MYESNFSEVSEFILLGLSNNRPVQHFLLAFSTVFYLTIILGNTLVVFTVTFDARLHSPMYFLLANLSFIDLCFSTLAVPKMIHDLYSGDKTISFQECLIQIFVLHILGGSEMVLLVAMSLDRYVAICKPLHYLTIMSPRMCHLLLSGAWLIGIIHSVIQVAFVVHLPFCGPNEIDSFYCDLPWFIKLACIDTYRMEFLVTAISGFISIGTFFLLIISYILILFTVWKRPSGGLSKALSTLSAHISVVVLFFGPCIFVYMWPFPTVPVNKFLAILNFLITPILNPAIYTMRNKDMKLAMRKLISQLLGLRKISK, from the coding sequence ATGTATGAATCCAATTTCTCTGAAGTTTCTGAATTTATATTGCTGGGACTTTCTAACAACAGACCAGTGCAGCATTTCCTCCTTGCCTTCTCTACAGTGTTTTATCTCACGATTATTCTGGGAAATACCCTTGTTGTGTTTACAGTGACCTTCGATGCTCGTTTACATTCTCCCATGTACTTTCTTTTAGCTAATctttcatttattgatttgtgttttTCCACCTTAGCAGTTCCTAAAATGATTCATGACCTATATTCTGGGGATAAAACCATATCATTCCAGGAGTGTCTCATCCAGATTTTTGTCCTTCATATCCTGGGTGGATCTGAGATGGTGCTCCTGGTAGCCATGTCCTTGGACAGAtatgtggccatctgcaagcCCCTCCACTACCTGACCATCATGAGCCCACGGATGTGCCATTTGCTTCTGTCTGGTGCTTGGCTTATTGGTATCATTCACTCAGTGATTCAGGTAGCTTTTGTTGTCCATTTACCTTTCTGTGGTCCTAATGAGATAGATAGCTTTTACTGTGATCTTCCCTGGTTTATCAAACTGGCCTGCATAGATACCTATAGAATGGAATTCTTGGTAACTGCTATCAGTGGGTTCATTTCCATTGGCACCTTCTTCTTGCTGATTATCTCCTATATTCTCATCCTGTTCACTGTATGGAAACGCCCTTCAGGTGGTTTGTCCAAGGCTCTCTCCACCCTTTCAGCTCACATCTCTgtggtggttttgttttttggaccatgcatctttgtttatatgtggccaTTTCCCACAGTGCCAGTGAATAAGTTTCTTGCCATTCTGAACTTTCTGATCACCCCCATCCTGAATCCTGCCATTTACACAATGAGGAACAAAGACATGAAGCTGGCAATGAGGAAACTGATTAGTCAGCTCCTGGGTCTGAGGAAAATCTCCAAATAA